The Arctopsyche grandis isolate Sample6627 chromosome 5, ASM5162203v2, whole genome shotgun sequence genome includes a window with the following:
- the LOC143911597 gene encoding sodium-coupled monocarboxylate transporter 2-like — MQFLGAKLIREEDCEIKDENKMADGMHNVLEFDWINYSVFFAMLLSSTLIGIYFGCCGKKQTASEYLLGGKKMKVLPVALSLVASHISGTTLIGVPSEVYTDGSLYWLVVPTLIFVCLFVSYFFIPVYCNLNITSAYEYLELRFNRSIRSLASMFYLIHCFLFLPPMIYVPSLSLSQVTGINLHIITVGVTAICVFYTMIGGLKAVIWTDFLQTVITIAACLAIMIIGTLDIGGFTHVMKTASDGGRLDIFKMDPNPFQRSTFWTVTMGSLFSWTSGLASSQGSIQRFMAVPTVKDAQKVLLIYFFGISFMMSTSVYGGLLLYASYLGCDPVEQKIVTKADQMFPYFVLDRIGYVPALPGLFVAGVFSAALSSLSTALNTMAGTIYEDYIKIRGVSEEKAPLIMKILVVVIGILCVLMVFVVEKLGNILPLSYMIAGVTGAPLFAMFLFGMLVPIGNAKGALAASFSSMIFLGWIAIGSSMSKVNQMTKPIYEGIPSTCPISNETFVQNLQSNFTETPLPEEDDVFIMFKLSYMLYKAFGIVFSLIVGIIVCYLTGPTDPATVDPRLISPPMRIFLPAKIVKECENADKKLMEEQKFDIDCKS, encoded by the exons tgtgAAATAAAAGACGAAAACAAAATGGCTGACGGGATGCATAACGTTTTGGAATTTGATTGGATAAACTATAGTGTGTTTTTCGCCATGCTTTTGTCCTCAACTTTGATTGGAATATATTTCGGATGTTGTGGCAAAAAACAAACTGCTTCAGAATATCTATTAGGTGGTAAAAAGATGAAAGTTTTACCGGTCGCTCTCTCTCTTGTAGCCAG tcatATATCAGGAACAACATTGATAGGAGTTCCTTCTGAAGTTTACACCGATGGAAGTTTATATTGGCTTGTAGTTCCAACGTTGATCTTTGTTTGTCTCttcgtttcgtatttttttatacctgtCTATTGCAATCTAAATATAACCAGTGCTTACGAg TATTTGGAATTGAGATTTAACAGATCTATACGATCATTGGCATCAATGTTTTATTTGATACATTGTTTCCTATTTTTACCGCCAATGATTTACGTACCATCGCTGTCATTAAGTCAAG ttacaGGAATAAATTTGCATATAATAACAGTAGGAGTGACGGCCATATGCGTTTTCTATACAATGATC GGTGGATTGAAAGCTGTCATATGGACCGATTTTCTCCAGACAGTGATAACAATAGCCGCTTGTTTGGCTATAATGATCATCGGAACTTTAGACATTGGTGGTTTCACTCATGTCATGAAAACAGCATCCGACGGAGGAAGACTCGATATATTCAA gATGGACCCAAATCCCTTTCAGAGAAGTACCTTTTGGACGGTCACAATGGGATCCCTTTTTAGTTGGACTTCCGGATTGGCCTCAAGTCAGGGATCTATACAACGATTCATGGCTGTGCCTACAGTGAAAGATGCTCAAAA AGTGTTGCTTATATACTTCTTCGGAATATCTTTCATGATGTCGACGAGCGTTTATGGAGGTTTGCTACTGTACGCTTCGTATTTGGGATGCGATCCCGTCGAACAAAAG ataGTCACCAAAGCCGATCAAATGTTCCCATATTTCGTTTTGGACAGGATCGGATATGTGCCCGCTCTTCCCGGATTATTCGTTGCGGGCGTGTTCAGTGCCGCTCTcag TTCTTTGTCGACGGCTTTGAATACAATGGCCGGCACTATATACGaggattatataaaaattagggGTGTGAGCGAAGAAAAAGCACCCCTCATTATGAAGATACTAGTGGTCGTTATAGGAATACTGTGTGTGCTTATGGTTTTCGTTGTTGAAAAATTGGGAAATATTTTACCA ctGTCTTATATGATTGCTGGTGTGACTGGTGCTCCACTGTTTGCCATGTTTCTATTTGGAATGCTAGTCCCGATTGGAAATGCAAAAGGAGCTCTGGCAGCATCATTCAGTAGTATGATATTTCTAGGATGGATAGCTATCGGTTCGAGTATGTCTAAAGTGAATCAAATGACAAAACCTATATACGAAGGAATACCCAGTACTTGTCCGATATCGAATGAGACGTTTGTACAAAATCTCCAATCAAACTTTACCGAGAC ACCTTTGCCAGAAGAAGATGATGTCTTCATAATGTTCAAGCTGTCATATATGCTATATAAAGCGTTTGGAATTGTGTTTTCTTTGATCGTTGGAATAATAGTGTGCTATCTGACGGGTCCGACAGACCCAGCGACGGTTGACCCGAGATTGATCTCTCCTCCTATGAGGATATTTTTGCCAGCGAAAATTGTGAAAGAGTGCGAAAATGCCGATAAAAAACTCATGGAAGAACAAAAGTTCGATATAGATTGTAAATCTTAA